Within the Dolichospermum compactum NIES-806 genome, the region TTGGTAATTGGTAATTTATAGCATTTCCTAATCATATCGAGTATATTATAGCCTCCTCCTCGCAAGCGGGGAGGCGGTTGGGGGTGGGGTTCTTGTACCTCACTAAATTAAAAAACGCTATATCAAACTTTTGCCTATTACCTTTCTTTCACCTCTTACCGATTAATCTTTGATAAACAATCCCCAAAGCATCAGTATTACCGACATTACCGGGAAACAAGACCAGTGGCAAATCAGGAAACAGGGGATGATCAGATGGGGTAATTACCATTGAACAACCTGCTAAAATTTGACCAAGTAATCGGGCTGAAGTTAAAGCCAGTCCCGTACTCAAGACATCGTTAGAAGTAATACCCCCCTTACTGATTAGGAATCCTAGATCAGATGGTAAACCCTGGACAATATCCATAAGTAAAGCGGAAACCGTGCTACCAAAATCTAACCTAGTTTTGACATCTTTAAACGCCAATTCCTGCCGACTAGTGTATACTACTGGAGTTTTACCAGCATTATGTACTACTTTGACATTTTCCAGAATCTCCGTTAGCAGTTTAGCAGATTCATTCACCCCATTATCAAGTAATCTGCCCACATTAACTTCTATGCCGACCGTCCCCTCAACTTTTAATAATGATTCTAACTGTTGAGTTGTCTTTTTAACGTGAGAACCTACAATGATTGCACCAGGTTTACCACCACGCACATATTTTGCCATATTTTCAGCAGCAATGGGTTGGGGTGGTAAGGCAGCCAAAGCTGTTAAAATACTAGCAGCAGAACGGAATAAAAATCGTTTCCCCCGACTTGCGGCTGTTAATACATCTACCGCAAAGGTATTCAGATCTTGCTGATTTTCCCCGTCTACGACACCACACTGATTATTCTCAAGTTGTAACAAACTTTCTAAACTACCAGCACGGATATCTGCGAGTAAAAATCTAGTAACATTATCTTCTTTAATCCGTCCCTTGGTTTTTTCTTCTACGTATTTAGACAGATAGCTGTAATTGTACCCAAAGACAGAATCACGAGCAAATTCTGTTTCATGTACAGGAGTGGGAACACCATCAATAATTAGATAATGAATACTATCGCGGGTAATTCTTCCCCCTTCAAAAAACGCGGGAACAAGAAAATGAGCATCAAAGGGACCGAGTTCTTCGGCAATCACATCGGTTTCTATGGGATAATGTCCCCGTAAGGTAGAGTCAGAACGACTAACTACGAGAAAATCGGCGATTTTTTCCGCTGCTAAGGCAAGTTTCAGGTTATGACAAACTTCTCTAGTTACAGATGCGGCTGCTTCTGGAGTCAGAGAACGAGTATTTGTTAAAATAAAGAAAATAGGAGCATCATCTTTTAGTCCTAAACGTAAAGTTTCTACATCCCAACGCATCAATAGTAAACAACTGTGGACGGTTTGTGAACCAGTGGGATCATCATCAAGGACAATTATTTTAGGTTGGTTATTCATAAATATGTAAATGGTGGTAGATATTCGACATCTAAAAGTTGATCAATTGTGTAAGGACATTTCTCTAATTGTTGCAAGGTTGTTGCTAACCACTGGGGATAATCTTGTTCATAAAGAGTTTTACTCAATAATTTAGATATCATTTAGGGTTCTCCAGTTTGGTAGGGTTTAAGCATTAATTTTGGGGAATAAATTTATGATTACACTTTTGCGAGTTTTCTGAGTTCTGCTTGTACATCTAAGGCAATCTGCAATGATTGATTAAGAAGTTGAGCATATTCACTAGCTTGACTACTAACTTGTAAGGTTTGCATATTAGCTAAATTATTTACCACTAAATCTTGGTTATTAGCAAGCAGTTTTTTATTATCGCGCAAAATCCGTTCACTTTTTAAAGCGCGGACTAAATCTTCTCGAATTAGTTGTAGTGCAGATATTACCTGTCCTCTGTCGCTAATGTTACTTTGGGTGTTACCGGAGTTAGTCAGTTGATCATGAATATCTATAGCTTGGACGACTTGGTGATATTTTTCAACTTCGTCTAGCAGGATTGTGAGTGCGTGGGGACAGTTTTTTTCCGCCAGAGCCGATGTCTAGGAAGGGCTACGCCAACGCCCCACAACCACCGCTACAGGTACTATAATCAGTAGAATCACTCCCAATTTATTGGAAGACCCCAAAGTGGGTAAAATAATAAAAGCATAAATACCACCAACTATAATCGGTGTCAGCGCCAAAGCTACCAAACCTTCATTCAGAAAAAAACCCAGTCGCTTTTCTTTGTCTGCCATAATTGAGGGACGGAAAACGTCTTCTGGATCAAACCCAGTTAAGCGTTTTAGTTCCCCTTTGCTAATTTCTAAACCTACTAAATCTGGCTGCACCGCTAGATACTCCTTGAGAAAGGGTGAGTTAAGTATCTATTTTAGTTGATCTACAAGATCCCCGACTTCTTTGAGAAGTCGGGGATCTAAATTCAAATATGATGGCTATATTCAGGAAACCAGTTTTCATCTAGGACTTGTTCTAAAGAAGCAATGGGGGTAAGGAGGAATATGTCAAGAGGAAGTTCTGATCTGTCACTAACTAATTTTCTAGCATCTTGATAACATTGATCAAATATTTCTAAAATGTAAGGTTTTAAACTAGGACTATCTTTGAGTTCATCTTTTATTTGTGTACGAAATGTCCTAATTTCCCCCTTCCAATGTCCTTGATTTTTTTCTCTTTCTTTATCCCAATATTTTAGCTTGAGTAGATGTTCCAGCAGTTTAATTAATAAACTTTTAATTGCTCTTTTTTCACGTCTACCCATAGTTTCTAATTCTTCTAATAAATTCTCTAAATCAACAACAGAAAATTGTCCTGCGCGAAGTTGGTTAATAGTTGTTCTTATCCACAGGTAATAATCTTGATCGTATAAGGTTTGGGTTGTTGGTTGTGTTGATGTAACCATATACTGGTGAGGTTTTTGCTATTTCTTTTATTTTAACTTGGTTTTGGTTCATTGTCTGAATCAGGATTTCCAGGATTTCAGGATGTACAGGATGTTGGTTATTGTTTATTGTTTGAATCAGGAGTTGAGTATTTTGATCATGAAAGAATTTAGAATTTCACATTAACTTACCTTAAATTCCTCAACACCCACCAATTAAATCTTGAAAATCCTACCAACTACTAAACTCACTGTTTGGATAAAATCTCGACGGGTTGTATTTTTCTGCTGCTGAGAAATTGGTTTTAGTTGATATTTAATAGGTTGAGGTTTGGGTTTTGGTTGAAGTTTTGGAGGTGGTGGTTGTAAGGCTTTCTCTATTTCTGCTATCCTTTGTAAAATCTCTTGGGTATTTTGATGACGATCTTTATATAAAGTTTGCATCATCTCATCTAGCAAATCTGCCAACATTTTTGATATTTGTGGTGCATGATTACGCCAATTTAATGTCGCAGTATAAGAATCATACATTTCTTGATCAAGTGGTTCTTTACCCGTGAGTAAATAAACAAATGTTCGTCCCAAAGCAAAGAAATCAGATTGAGGTACAGCGTTATTGTTAATTTGTTCTGACGGTGTGAAACCTGCGGAAATAATTCCTGTTACACCACCTTGCTGATTAAATACTGTAGTTGTCACTTTGCGGACTGTGCCAAAATAAATTAATACTAATTGAGCATTTTCAGCCCGCAGCATAATGTTAGATGGTTTGATATCTCGATGAAAAAAATTTTTATTATGGACTTGTTCTAAAATAATAAGTAAATCTTTCAACCAAGCGATTGCAGAAGTTTGATCAATAGGACGCAAATTGCGTTTTTGCATATATTTCTCTAAATCTTCTCCCACAACTTTTTCCATAACCAAACAATGAATTGGACTTTGGCTATTGTGGGGATAATATTCAAAATAAGCATCTAATTCTACTTGAGGAATACCAGAATGATGGAGTTGACTTAAAACAGCGGCTTCTTGTTTAAATAATTCTATGGCTTTCGGGTCGTTGTTAATCAAGACTTTGAGAACTTTGGCTTTGTTGGTTCTAACTTCATTAATCTCAAATGTCACACCAAAGCCACCCCGTCCTAATCTACATATAACCCGATAGCGTTGTTGTAGCAGCACTTCTGAACTACAGGTTTCACAAAAGGTGATATTGTCTGGATTTTGCGGCTTTGAGCAGCTAGGGTTGATGCACAGGCTCATAATCTTGGTAAGTAGCACATTTATCCGATATTTTACCTTAATTTACTGAAAATAGACATAAAATAGCATCAGGGCGGTTAGAAACCGCGTCTACACAAACAAAACCGACCTACGTGGGTTAAATTAATTATTGGGAAGCTGAATTGAGAGCGATCGCCTATCATAGAAAGGTATTCGCCCAATAAATGGGGGCAAAGTACCTATTCAGGAACGATTTTATGCCATTTGAGGCTTGTCATTAAAGAATTTACCCCGGATTATTGAGGGGTTACATAGAAAGTATAGGAAGGACAAATTAAATTCAAAATTTTTGTAACAATTGCCACAATTTATTAAATCTACCCTGAAAATGAATTAATCAAGTTGATAGTACATTTATCAACTATAATTAATAAAAATTTAACTATCTATTGATGTAAATCACAGCTATTCAGCGAAGAAAATGCTATGGTGAAGGGAAATAATTGGGCATTTACAAGTATGTAACACTCACCTAAGTGTTACATACTTGGGTTGTTCTGTAAAAAAACTGAGCAACTCGAACCGTATTTGTTAACCGACAAATAAAATATCTAACTCATCATTAACAAAAAACCAAAAGATAGATGAAGTATCAAGGTTATTAGGATAAAAAAACTAGCAAACATCAGAAAATTCTGATTGATAAACTGTCAAAAACACAACTATTTCAGCTAATATACATGAACCAATCTGCGAAACGTTACTCACCGCTCCAAGCTGCCCTGATTGGTGGAGCGATCGCCACAACTGCTACTGTATCTGTATTTGGTCAAGCCTGGACACATTGCGTTCGGGCTGCTTTACAAGATAGTCCCAAAGCATTAGTTGACCAAGTTTGGCAGTTGGTAAATCGTGAATATGTTGATGAGAAATTTAACCAACAAGATTGGCAAGCAGTTAGGCAAAGTCTATTAAGTAAAGATTATACATCTAAAGACGAAGCTTATGTAGCAATCCGCGAAGCCTTGCAAAAACTAGGTGATCCCTATACCCGGTTTATGAACCCC harbors:
- a CDS encoding four-carbon acid sugar kinase family protein, which translates into the protein MNNQPKIIVLDDDPTGSQTVHSCLLLMRWDVETLRLGLKDDAPIFFILTNTRSLTPEAAASVTREVCHNLKLALAAEKIADFLVVSRSDSTLRGHYPIETDVIAEELGPFDAHFLVPAFFEGGRITRDSIHYLIIDGVPTPVHETEFARDSVFGYNYSYLSKYVEEKTKGRIKEDNVTRFLLADIRAGSLESLLQLENNQCGVVDGENQQDLNTFAVDVLTAASRGKRFLFRSAASILTALAALPPQPIAAENMAKYVRGGKPGAIIVGSHVKKTTQQLESLLKVEGTVGIEVNVGRLLDNGVNESAKLLTEILENVKVVHNAGKTPVVYTSRQELAFKDVKTRLDFGSTVSALLMDIVQGLPSDLGFLISKGGITSNDVLSTGLALTSARLLGQILAGCSMVITPSDHPLFPDLPLVLFPGNVGNTDALGIVYQRLIGKR
- a CDS encoding DUF29 domain-containing protein is translated as MVTSTQPTTQTLYDQDYYLWIRTTINQLRAGQFSVVDLENLLEELETMGRREKRAIKSLLIKLLEHLLKLKYWDKEREKNQGHWKGEIRTFRTQIKDELKDSPSLKPYILEIFDQCYQDARKLVSDRSELPLDIFLLTPIASLEQVLDENWFPEYSHHI
- a CDS encoding serine/threonine-protein kinase, which translates into the protein MSLCINPSCSKPQNPDNITFCETCSSEVLLQQRYRVICRLGRGGFGVTFEINEVRTNKAKVLKVLINNDPKAIELFKQEAAVLSQLHHSGIPQVELDAYFEYYPHNSQSPIHCLVMEKVVGEDLEKYMQKRNLRPIDQTSAIAWLKDLLIILEQVHNKNFFHRDIKPSNIMLRAENAQLVLIYFGTVRKVTTTVFNQQGGVTGIISAGFTPSEQINNNAVPQSDFFALGRTFVYLLTGKEPLDQEMYDSYTATLNWRNHAPQISKMLADLLDEMMQTLYKDRHQNTQEILQRIAEIEKALQPPPPKLQPKPKPQPIKYQLKPISQQQKNTTRRDFIQTVSLVVGRIFKI